The stretch of DNA ATGCCGAATATATTGTTCTCAATTTTGTTGAGTGAATTGCCATTTGTATTTGCCCCACACACTATTGAATTGTAATTATCCACCTCAGCGTAAAACACAATTTTGCCGATGTCATGAAGCAGCGATGATATATATACCTTTTGTGGCTCTTCTGCTAATGTTTTTTCTGACAGAACCTTTGCTGAACATGCCACATATATGGAATGTTTCCAGAAAGTTAGCAGGTCCTCATCCCTGAGCTTAAGTGTTTTTCTGATGTTTTCCATGAACAACAGGCAAACAATAATGCTTTTTGTTTCCTGAAAGCCGATGTTAATTATTGCCTGCGGAAGACTGAAGATTTCAACACCCCGGTTGTAATAGGCTGAATTCGCAATGCTTATTATCTTGGAGGATAAAGAAAGGTCATACCTTATAACATCACTCAAACCCTTGGCAGAAGAGTTTGAGTCATTGAGAATCTTGATTACAGTATCAACAATACCCTGCAGTGATGGAATAATTTTAAGTGCAGCGGCTCTATTTATTAGTGTTTGCCTTACCATAAGATGTCCAATTTGAGATACGCTCTTTTCATAGAAGCATTAGTCATATCTGATCATGTTATTTCTTGGGAAGAAAACCTGAATCCGCTCACTGTTTTCTGTAATTCCATAGAGAGTTCTAATAATCTGTTAGCTATCCCATTA from Pseudomonadota bacterium encodes:
- a CDS encoding HDOD domain-containing protein produces the protein MVRQTLINRAAALKIIPSLQGIVDTVIKILNDSNSSAKGLSDVIRYDLSLSSKIISIANSAYYNRGVEIFSLPQAIINIGFQETKSIIVCLLFMENIRKTLKLRDEDLLTFWKHSIYVACSAKVLSEKTLAEEPQKVYISSLLHDIGKIVFYAEVDNYNSIVCGANTNGNSLNKIENNIFGIDHQEIGHIIAMKWKLPEAISHVIRYHHEQQPFEEEYKHLVKITQTADRFLLNPDYHADPESLILLKEKENIEREIKKHMEVLNINC